The window CGAGCTGTCGACGGGTGCGACGGTGATCGACACCGTCAGGAGCCTGCAGCGGGTGGCGCCGCGGGAGCGCTGGGTGGTGGCGACGCTGGTGGACCTGCGCTCCGAGGCCGACCGGACGCGGATGGCCGAGGCCGCCGCAGAGCTGGGTGTCCGCCTCGACGTCGTCGCGCTGGCCTCGGGGACCGTCGACCTGCCGCCGGACGTGCTGCGCCGCGGCGCGGAGCTGGTCGCGCGCGTGGAGGGCACAGCCGCGCAGCAGCGACCGGAGCCCGGCGTGGTGACCCCTGCTGGTCGTCCGGCTGGTCGTCCCGCTGGTCGACCGAGCAGCGGGCCGGTGGTCGAGGTGGCTGGCCGGGTGGCGCGCGGCTTCCGCGACGGGGGGCGCCACGGGTTCGCGGATGAGCACCGTTCGGGCACCGCCGCCTCGGTGCCGGGGATGGCCGCCCAGGTGGAGGTCGCCCTCGGGCCGGAGCTGGGCGCGGGCGGGCGGCTGCTGGTGCTCGGCACCGAGGAGCTCATGCACGTGCCGCTGCTCGTGGCCGACGAGCTGCGCCGCCGGCTGGCGCCTCGCCGCGTGGTGGTCCGCAGCTCCAGCACCACGCGGTCTCCGGTGCTGGCCGTGGACGACCCGGGCTGCGCCGTCCGGACCGCGCTGCGCTTCGCCGCGCACGACCATCCCGACGACGCCCGCGACGCCTCGCAGGCGGCGAGGTACGCCTACAACGTCGCCCCCGGTGAGGGGCAGGACGCGTACGACGCCGCGGTCCTCGTGGTCGACTCCGCGAGCGGCGACTGGGACGGGCCCCCGTCGTCGTCCTCGGAGCCCCCGCTGCCCCGCCTGACCGACGTCCTCACCAGCGCCGTGGCAGGACCGGTGGTGGTGCTGGAGGTGCCCAGCCACCGGCCCGCGCCCGAGCCGCTGCGGGGACCCGCCTTCGGCTCCTGCGCCGGCGAGGAGGTCGGGTGGCTGCTCACAGACCTGTCCGGCGCGGCGCTGGAGGCGCCCGTCGAGGACCGCGAGCGCGCGGTGCAGACGGGAAGGGCCCACTACTCGGAGTCGCTGCCGGTCGAGCGCCGTCCCGACGCCGCCTACCTCGCGCTGTTCGAGCAGGCCCTGCAGGCCTCCGCGGCCAGGGTGGCGCTGGCGGTGGGGGTGGTCACCGAGCTCCTGCTCGCCGAGCGCTCCCGGCCGCCGGTGCTGGTGTCGCTGGCCCGCGGCGGCACCCCCGTCGGGGTGCTCGTGCGCCGCTGGGCCGCGCAGCGGGGCCACCGCCTCGAGCACCTCTCGGCCTCGATCGTGCGGGGCAGGGGCCTCGACCCCCGCGCCCTCGACCACCTCGCCCAGCAGCACGACCCCCGCGACGTCGTCTTCCTGGACGGCTGGACCGGCAAGGGGAGGATCACCACCGAGCTGGGCGCCTCGGTGCGCTCCGCCGAGGCCCGCCAGCCCCGCGGCTTCACCCCCGCGCTCGCGGTGCTCGCCGACCCCGGCAGCTGCACGCCGGTCTTCGGCACCCGCGAGGACTTCCTGGTGCCCTCGGCCTGCCTGGGCGCGACGGTCTCGGGGCTGGTCTCCCGCACGGTGGTGCGCCCCGACCTCACCGGGCCCGGCGGGTACCACGGCGCCAAGTGCTACCGCGAGCTCGCCGCCGAGGACGTCACGGCCCGCTTCCTCGGCGCGGTGACCGCCCGCTTCCCCGAGGTCGCCGGCGCCGTGGCCGACGCCCTGGCCGAGCGGCGCCACCTCGACACCACTCCCACGTGGTCGGGGCTGGCCGCCGTCGAGCGCATCGCCGCCGAGCTGGGCGTCTCCGCCGACCTGGTCAAGCCCGGCGTGGGGGAGACGACGCGGGTGCTGCTGCGCCGCGTCCCGTGGAAGGTGCTGGTGCGGCCCGACGCCCTGCCGCAGCTCGCGCACGTGCTGCACCTGGCGGCCGAGCGCGGCGCCGCCGTGGAGGAGCGGCCCGACCTGCCCTACGCCTGCGTCGGCGTCATCAGGCCGGCGCGGTGAGCGGCACCTCGGGCGTCGCGGACGTCGCAGACCGCGCGGCCGTGGACGAGCGGGTGCTCATCGCCACCGACCTCGACCGCACCCTCGTCTACTCGCGGGCCGCGGCCGGGCCGCCGCGGCCGGGCGAGCCGGCGTGGGTGGTGGTCGAGCACCTGGAGGGCCGGGAGATCTCCTACCTCACCCCCACCGCCGCCGAGCGCTGCGCGGCGCTCGCGGCGGCGCGCCGTCTGGTGCCCGTCACCACCCGCACACCCGAGCAGTACGCCCGGATCACGCTGCCCGGGCCGCCGGCGCAGTACGCCGTGACCGCCAACGGCGGTGTGCTGCTCGTCGACGGCCGGCCCGACGCCTCCTGGGACGCCCGGGTGCGCTCCGCGCTGCGGACGGTGGCGGGGCTGGAGGAGGCGCGCGGGGAGCTCGTGCGGGCCTGCGGGTCCGACCCGTCGGCGCAGGTCCGCACGGTGCCCGAGCTCTTCTGCTATGCCGTGGTCGACAGGCCCCGCCTCGACCCGGCCTCGCTGGACCGGCTGCACGCGTGGGGGAGCGCTGCCGGATGGGTCGCCTCCCTGCAGGGCCGCAAGCTCTACCTCGTGCCGGTCCCGCTGACCAAGGCCGCCGCGACGGCGGAGGTGGCGCGGCGCACCGGCGCCCGGCACGTGCTGGCTGCGGGCGACTCCCTGCTCGACGTCGACCTGCTCGAGCTGGCCGACCTCGGCGTCCGCCCGGGGCACGGGGAGATCGCCGACAGCGGCTGGTCGAGCCCCACGGTGACCGCGCTGGAGACCACGGGGATCCGCGCGGGCGAGGAGGTGCTGGCCTGGTTCGCCGCCCGCGCGGAGGAGCTGGTGGGCCGACCGGGGGAGCGCTGATCGGCCGTGCGTGCTGCCGGCCGGGCGCTGCGTTGCCGCTCCCAGGTCCGTGTGGTCACCTGATCTCACGATCCGAGGGGGGTCAACGGTGGCCGATCAGCAGCCAGCACCGAAGGGGCCGGGGGGCTCCGCGTCGTCGCAGGTCCAGGAACCCGATGAGGGGAGGGCCGGCGGGGCCGGGGAGGAGCGCCGCAGGCACGCCGCTTCCACTCGGTCAGGACCGTCCCGGCGCGCCGTGCTCGGCACCGCGGCGGGCGTGGTCGCGGCCGGGGGCCTCGCCACCTGGGTGGCGCTGCGCACCGGCGGCGGCACGGACGCGCCGGGCGGCAGCGGGACTCCCAGCACGTCCCCGTCGCAGACCGAGACGCCGTTCGTGCCGCGCCAGTGGATCTCCGGCGCGTCCGGGGAGGGCGTGGCCGACGGCTCCTACGCCGCGGCCCGCGGCACCGACGTCGCCGTCTCGGCCACCTGGTTCGACAACAACCAGGCGATGCTGGAGCTGTACACGCTGCAGCCCGGCGCGGAGTTCGACGGCTGGGACAAGCCGCTCGACGTCTCCCTCGGCGCCATCGACATGAAGGACGAGGGCGAGACCTGGGCCGACGCGGCCGCCGGTGCCTACGACGACCGCTGGCGCGAGTCCCTCACCCGCCTGCGCGACGTCTGGGGCGGGCGACAGGCCACCTGCTACGTGCGGTTCGCCCACGAGATGAACGGCGACTGGTACCCGTGGAAGGTCGTCTCCGACGACGTCGCCGCCTTCAAGACCGCCTGGGGTCGCTACCGGGCCATCCAGCAGAGCGTGTTCCCCGCCTCCAAGCTCGTCCTCTGCTTCAACCGCGAGTCGTCGAAGTCGGGCTACGACTGGCGCGAGCTCTACCCGGGTGACGGCCAGGTGGACGTCATGGGCGTCGACTACTACAACCAGTTCGGCGCCGTCGAGACCGCGGAGCAGTGGGACGCGTCGATGACCTCGAAGGACGCCTTCGGCGCCCCCAAGGGGCTGCAGGGGCACCTCGACTTCGCCAAGGAGGTCGGTCTGCCGCTGGCGGTGTCGGAGTGGTCCGGCAACGCCGACGAGGGCGACTACCCCGTGTTCGTGCAGAAGATGCACGAGTTCTTCTCCCGCAACGGCGGCACCGGGCCCGGCGAGGTCCTCTACGAGGTGCAGTTCAACGTGGACATGCAGGGAGCCAACGGCAAGTTCCTGCTCATCAGCCCCCAGACGCGGATGCCCGAGTCGGAGAAGGCCTACACCAGCCTGCGCTGGGGGAGCCCGACCGCCTGAGCCTGCCGCGCCGGCCGGCGCGCCGACCGCCGTCGTCCTCAAGGTCGCGATCTTGTCGTCCGATGTGGGGACGAGGGGTGCAGACGGCGCCCCGGACGCGAGGGAGCTCTGACGTGGCGATGACGAGGTGGGCCGACCTGCGCCTGGGCACCAAGCTCACGACGCTGGTGGCCGTCGGCGCGGCAGCGACCCTGGCCATGGGCGGCATCGCCGCCGCGGCGCTCTCGAGCGTCGGTACGCAGGTCGACGCCCTGGCCGCCACGAACAGCGCCACCCAGCACGCCCTGCAGGCCGACATGATGCACGACGCCGTCCGCGGCGACCTGCTGCGGATGATCGTCACCGCCGACGCCGGGGAGCGCCAGAAGGCCGCGCAGGAGATGGCCGAGCACCGGAAGGCGCTCACCGACGCCCTGGCCGCCGTGGGCGCCGACCACCTCGGGGGCGGCGTGGACCAGGCGCTGCGGCGGGTGCAGCCCGACGTCGACGCCTACCTCGCCGCCGCCACGACCTCCTCCGACGTCGCCGTCCGCGACCCGCAGGCGGCCCTGGCCGGCTACGACGACTTCCAGAAGGCCTTCTCCGCGCTGGAGGACTCGATGCCGACCATCGGCGACGCCGTCGACGAGCGCGTCACCGCGGCCACGAGCGACGTCGCCGCCCAGCGCCGGTCCGCCGGGCTGCTCCTGACCGCCAGCGGCGTGCTCGGCCTCGCCGTGCTCACCGCCCTCGGCGTCGCGGTGACGCGCTCGGTCACCCGCCCGCTGCGCCGGGTGACGGACGTCGTGACGGCGCTCGCGGACGGCGACCTCACGGGCAGCTGCGACCTCGCGCGCCGCGACGAGCTGGGTGTCACCGCGGACGCGCTCGACCGCGCCCTGGTGGCGCTGCGCCGCGTGCTCTCCGGGGTGGCGGCCCAGTCCGACGCCGTCGCGAGCGCCTCCGAGCAGCTGCGCGGCACCACGGCCCAGATCGCCGCGGCCTCCGAGGAGACCAGCGCGCAGTCGAGCGCGGTCGCCGGTGCCGTGGAGGAGGTGTCCTCCGGCGTGCAGACCGTCGCCGCGGGCGCCGGTGAGATGGGTGACGCGATCCGGGAGATCGCCAGGTCCACCGAGGAGGCGACCCGGGTGGCGGGCAGCGCCGTCGCCGCCGCCACCGCGGCCACCGAGACGGTCACGGGCCTGGGCGAGGCGAGCCGGCAGATCGGTGACGTCGTCAAGGTCATCACGAGCATCGCCGAGCAGACGAACCTGCTCGCGCTGAACGCCACGATCGAGGCCGCCCGCGCCGGTGAGGCCGGGAAGGGCTTCGCCGTGGTCGCCGCGGAGGTCAAGGAGCTCGCCCGGGCGACGGCTGCGGCCACCGAGGACGTCGCCCGCCGCGTGGAGACCATCCAGCAGGGCGCTTCCGGCGCCGTGGACGCCATCACCGGGATCTCCGACGTCATCGCCGAGATCTCCGACCACCAGAGCACCATCGCCGCCGCCGTGGAGGAGCAGACCGCCACCACGCAGGAGATGTCCCGCTCTGCAGGAGAGGCGGCCGGTGGTGCCGGGCGGATCGCCGCCACGGCCTCCACCATGTCCGGCACCGCCTCCTCGACGAGCCGGGCGCTGGGCGAGGCCCGCACGGCCGTGGACGACCTGGCCGGGCGAGCCGCGGCGCTGCGCCGCGAGGTCGCGGCCTTCCGCTTCTAGAGCCCCGCGGGCCCCCGCGGGCCGGACGGGTCCTGCGACCGGGCGCCCGGGCCCACCGCCCGGCACGCCAGCTGCAGCGCGAGCCGCTGCTCGTGGTCGCTGAGGCTGACCCGCAGCAGGCGCTCGATCCGGGTCACTCGCTGCGCCACGGTGTTGCGGTGGACGCCGAGGACGGCGGCGGTCTCCGACAGCGACGACTCCGCGTCGAGGTAGGCCGCCAGCGTCCGCACGAGCGAGGGATCGGAGAGCAGCGGCTCCAGCAGGCTGCGTGCGGCCGGCTCGAAGGTCTCGGTGCGGGTCCAGGCGAGGAGCGTCTGCGCCACCCCCAGCTGGTCGACGTGGAGGAAGCGGCCCTGCTCCGGGCGTCCCGCGGCGAGCAGCGCGGCGTCGGCCGCCTCCGAGAGGGTCCTGGCGACCCCCGCCGGTCCCTGGTGGGGCCTGCCGACGCCCGTGGCGCACCCGGTCAGCTGCCGCAGCCCGTCGTGCAGGCGCCGGAACCGCTCGGCGAGCTGGCGCACCTCCACCGCGCTGGGGGAGCGGTCGGTGCTCCACCACCCGCTCCAACCGTCCCCCTGCTCGGCCACCACGAGCTGCAGGCCGGCCTCGGCGGAGCGGCGGACCGCCTCGGCGCGCAGGCCGGCGACGTCGGTGGCGCTGCCGGTCCGGATGCGCACCCCGACGTGCCACCCGGCCAGCGGCCACCCCGCGGCGGCGGCCCGCTGGCGCAGCTCGGGGCTGGGCTCGCCGGTGAGCCGCAGGACGTCGGTGAGCAGCGCGGCCCGCCCGCGCGCGTCGCGCTCCACCGCCGTCCGCTCGGCGGCGAGCCAGCCGGCCACGGCGGTGGCCGCGGCGGCCAGGACGTCCTCGGCGGGTCCCACCGCAGCAGGGCCGCGGTCTCCGGGCACCCTCACCACGAGCCAGCGCTGCACACCGCGCAGACCCGGCAGGAGCACGGGCCGGGCCGCGGTGGTCCCGGCCCCGGTCCGCTCGCGCTGCGCCACCGGCTCCGAGGGGCGGGGGACCACCAGCGCGCGGTCGCCGTGGAGCACGGCGCCGGAGGCGTCGCAGAGAGCCACCGGAACGCCCAGCAGCTCCGCGCACAGGCCGACCAGCCCGGCGGGCGTGCCCACCCTGCCGTCGGCGACGGCGCGCGAGACGCCGAGCACGGCCCGGGCGGACGCCACCTCCGGGGCGGCCAGGTGCACGGCCGCCGCGGCGGCGAGGTCGAGCAGCGGGGTGTCCGCACCGACCACGCACAGCTCCAGCCGCGTGCACAGCAGGCGAGTGGGGACGGGCAGCGCGTCCGTCCCGGCCAGCAGCACGGCCCGAGCGCCGGCGTCAGCTGCGCGGCGCAGCACCGCGTCGAGCTGCCAGGCGGGGGCGAGCCGCCAGGAGGCGCCGGTCAGCACCACGAGCGCCGGCACCGCGGCGGTCTCGTCCAGCTGCCCGGGGGCCTCCAGGAGGACGACGCCGCGCAGCGCCACCCCGCCCGGTGCGCCGGCGAGGACCTCCGCTCCACCCCAGGCGGGCAGGGCGAGCACCGCGCTCAGCTCCGTCACCACAGCGTCCCGTCCGGACGTTCGCCGAGCACCGGGTCGAGGTCGAGGCCGAACGCCCGCGGCGCCACCCGGTCGGTGCGCCCGGGCCGGCTCCAGAAGGAGGGGGCGGGGAGCCGGAGCACCACCACGTCGTCGCCCCGGCGGATCCTGTCGCACGCGACGACGCGGGCGCTGCGCCGCTCGAGCACCACGAGCGGGTCGGGGGTCGTGGCCACGGGGGCGCCGTCCTCGAACGCCACGAGGTACTCGTTCTCCATCTCCAGCCGCAGCAGCGCGCTGGTGCGCTGGTCGCGCACGCAGGCCGAGCCCCGTCCGAAGCCGGCGCCGGCGCGCCGGGCCACCTCCACCACGCGGCCGGCTCCCAGCAGCTCACCGCCGGCGGCGACGGCCACGTCCTCGGTGGTGGCCGAGGGCCCCAGCGCCTCCAGGCGGGCTCCCACCTGCAAGCAGCGCCGCGTGGTCCGCACCGGGCCGGCGCCCGACCAGGGGGCGCGGCGCACGGGGCCCGTCGCGATGGCGGCCCACCCGCCCTCCGCGGCGAGCACCGCGCGCACGACCCGCTCGCACCGGACGCCGTCGCCGCCCTCCACCACGAGCACCTGGCCGCTGGGCAGGGCGAGCGCGAGCGGTGGGAGCGCGCCGTCCACCACCGCCAGGGAGAACTGCTCCAGCCGTGGCAGGGCGCGGCCGCACAGGTCGACGTCGACCACCGGGAGGTCGACCGAGACGGCGGTGGCCAGCGCGGTCAGCCCGTTGAGCCCGGCGGCCTCGATCGAGGCCAGCGCCGTGGCCCGCTCGCCGGTCCACCGCTCCACGGCGCGCACCGCCCGTGCGAACTCCTCCCCGCCGGGCAGCTCCTCGGTGAAGGCGCTGACGGCGCCGACCATCCCCACGAACGAGACGGCGTGGCCCGTCGCGCGGGCGGGGTCGAGCAGGGGGACCGCCCCGCTGCCCACGGCGTGGGCGAACAGCAGGCCGGCGGACCGCGCGTCGCCTCCGCCGCCGGAGCCGAGGACGTCCGCGCCGCGCACGAGCGCCGGGACGTCCGCCGCGGTCACGGCGCGGACGTCCCAGCCGTCGTCCCGGGGGTCGCGCACGGCGCACACCCTGGCACCGCCCGCCCCGGCCGGGCGGGGCGGGGCCTCAGACGGCCAGCGGCTGCCGGACCTCGTCCGTGACGAGCTGCTCGATGGGCACGAACGGCTGGTCGATGCCGAACGCCGCCGGCCCGAAGACCGCCAGGGCCTCCGGCGTGCGCATGATGTCGGGCGTGGAGATGCCGAGCACCACCACGCGCTGGCCGTAGCGCAGACCCTCGGTGGTGATGGGCTCGGCGGTGGTGTCGTCGACCACGCAGATGAGGTCGGGCACCACGCAGACGGGCACGCCGTCGCGCAGGGCGAGCAGGTGCTCGTTCTGGAAGCGCAGCTCCAGCACGCCGTCGTCGTGGCCGGTCACCGTGCAGGCGCCGCGGGTGAACCCGCCCGTGGTGCGCCGCTCGACGTCGGTCACCTTGCCGCGGAAGAGCGGGCGCACGTTCCGGTAGATCGTGCCCGCGAAGTACTCGGCCAGGGCCGCGAACGGGTCGCGGTGCGCCTCGCGGGCCTCCCGGATCGCGCGCCCGGCGCCGATGCCCAGCGACAGGGTGCGCGGGATGGCCACCCGCTTCACGTCGGCGCCGGTCATGGCGTACTCGGCGATGAGCGCCGCGCCGCCGAACTGGATGGCGCAGGCGCGGGCGAGGCGCTCCATGCGCACGTCGTCGTCACCGGTGTCGATGACGACGGTCTCGTGGCGGTCGCCGGCCACCACCATGGGGGAGGCGTGCACCCCGTAGACCCCGAACGTCTCCATCTGCAGCTCGGGGAAGGCGCGGCCCATCCCGTCCGCGTCGACGACCGGCAGACCGGCGCGGGCCGCCACCAGCAGCGGGACCATCGAGTTCAGGCCGCCGCACTCGATGGGCATGGTGGCCTGGGCCCTGCGGCCCAGGCGCTCCTCCAGCGTGCGCAGCGCCACCACCGGCTCGGTGCCGCGCGGCACCTTCTCCACCATGACGGTGGGGGCGCCCATCATCGCGGTGGGGATGACGAAGAGGTCGTCGTCCACCTCGTCGGGGTCGAGCACGGTGATGGGGCCGTGCTCCTTGATGGCCTCGGCGACGAGCAGGCGCCCGATGTACGGGTCGCCGCCGCCGCCGGTGCCCAGGAGGGTCGCGCCGCGCGCGAGGTCGGCCAGGTGGGTCTCGTCGAGCAGCCAGCTCATGCGGGAACTCCTTCGAGGAGGACGGCGTCGTCGGGGTAGCCGAAGGCGGCGGGTCCGGCCAGCGCCAGCCCCTCGGGGGTGCGCCAGCGGGGGTCGCACGGAGCCACGACGGCGCTGACGCGGTGGCCGAAGCGCAGCTGCTCGGTGGTGATGGCCGCGCCGGAGGCGGTGTCGAGCAGGCAGATGAGGTCCGGTGCGGTGGCCAGCACGTGGTCGCCGTCCCGCAGGACGAGGTTCTCGTTCTGGAAGTCCACGGTGAGGCGCCGGCCTGCGTGCTCGCCGGCGCCCTCCAGCACGGCGGTGCCCCGGGCGAACCCCGTGGTGGTGCGCCGCTCGACGTCGACGACCTTCGCGCGCACCGCCACGCGTCCGCCGAGGTGCGCCGCCACGGCGGAGGCCGGGTCCTCGCCGGCCACCCCGGGCTCGAGCAGGGCCCCGACGGACGCCGCCAGGGAGAGCGTGCCCGGCACGAGGCCGCGGCGGGCAGCGGCGCCGTCCATCGCGTAGTTGGAGATCATCGCAGAGCAGCCCATGTCGATGGTCACCGAGCGGGCCAGCCGCTCGGCCCACCGGTTGTCGACGGTGTCGATGACCGCGCAGTTGCCCTTCTCGTCCACCACCGCCATGGGCGTGGCGCGCACGCCGGTCAGCGTGAGGAGCACCTGCTGCAGCTCCGGGAAGGCGCGCCCCATGCCGTCGGCGTCCACCAGCGGCAGGCCCAGCTCGGCCGCCGCGGCCACCGGCACCAGGGAGTTGACCCCGCCGGCCTCGATGCACGCGACGTGCGTGACCTCCAGCCCGAGGTGGCGTGTGAGGACGTCGACGGCCCGGCCGACCTGGTCGGCCGAGGGGATCTTCTCCACCATGACGGTGGGCGCGCCCATCATCGCCACCGGCAGCACCACGGCGCCGTCCGGCAGCTCGGCCAGCGGGGTCAGCGCCACCGGGCCGTGCGTCCTGATGGCGGCGGCGGCCATGAGGGCGCCGATGTGCGGGTCACCGCCGCCACCGGTCCCCAGGACGGCGGCGCCGCGGGCGATGGCACGGACCTCGTCCAGCCCCACCTGCCGCAGCTGGCGCGGCGCGGCGGCGGAGCTCACGCCCTGCTCCCCGCCGCCACCGGCTCACCGCGACGCGCGCCGGAAGCCGTGCCGGACGACGGGCCGGGGGTCAGCGCGAGGTCGCCGACGGCCTTGACGCGGATGCGGGTGGCGCCTCCGGGCAGGTAGGGCAGCGGCACCTCGTCGATCTCGAGCACCTCGACGCTGGAGGGCACAGCACCGTTCGCGACGGCGCGCTCCACGGCCTCGGCCCGAGCGGCCTCGAGGACGTCGCCGCGGCGCCCCGGCTCGATGGCGAAGACCCTGTCCACCTCGCCCCCCACCTGTGCGATCGCCGCGCCGATGGCGTTCGCCACGGCGAAGTTCTCCGGGCGGAGCACCTCCCCGCTGCCGGCGAGGTGGTCGGGCAGGAGGACCGAGCCGCCGCCGACCGCCACCACGGGCAGGGGCTGGGAGGACGTCCGCATCCTGTCGACGGCGTCCGCGACGTCGGCCGCGATGCGCGACAGCGCCGCGCGGACCAGGTCCGGGTCGAGGTGCGCCACCAGCGAGGCGTCGCCGATGTCCGCGCGCCCGGCGGCGACCGCGATGTCGGTGGCGGTGAGGGTGTCACCGCCGAAGACCAGCGCCCGCTCGGTGAGCCGGTAGCCCACCGAGTCCGGGCCCACGCTGACGCCTCCGCCCGCCCCGCCCGCTGCACCGCGGACCAGGGAGCCGCCGCCGATGCCGATGGACAGCACGTCGGGCATGCGGAAGTTGGTGCGGATGCCCGCCACCGACACCTCGGTGGTGGCCTCCCGCGGGAAGCCGCGGGTGAGGACGCCGACGTCGGACGTCGTCCCCCCGACGTCCACCACCGCGCACGTGGACACCCCGGAGAGCACCGCCGCCCCGCGCATCGAGTTGGTGGGGCCGGAGGCGAAGGTGGACACGGGGTAGCGGCGGGCGTGCTCGACGTCCATGAGTGTGCCGTCGTTCTGGCTGAGGTAGATCGGCGCGTCGATGCCGGCGCCCGACACGGCGGCGAACAGGCCGCCCACGATGTCCGAGGCCAGCTCGCGCAGCGCGGCGTTGACGACGGTGGCGTTCTCGCGCTCCAGGAGGCCGATGCGCCCGATCTGGTGGGACAGGGAGATCGCGACGTCGGGCAGCTCCTCGGCCAGCACCTCCGCCGCGCGCAGCTCGAACTCGGTGTTGACGGGGGAGAACACCGAGGTGATGG is drawn from Quadrisphaera setariae and contains these coding sequences:
- a CDS encoding DUF917 domain-containing protein; its protein translation is MSSAAAPRQLRQVGLDEVRAIARGAAVLGTGGGGDPHIGALMAAAAIRTHGPVALTPLAELPDGAVVLPVAMMGAPTVMVEKIPSADQVGRAVDVLTRHLGLEVTHVACIEAGGVNSLVPVAAAAELGLPLVDADGMGRAFPELQQVLLTLTGVRATPMAVVDEKGNCAVIDTVDNRWAERLARSVTIDMGCSAMISNYAMDGAAARRGLVPGTLSLAASVGALLEPGVAGEDPASAVAAHLGGRVAVRAKVVDVERRTTTGFARGTAVLEGAGEHAGRRLTVDFQNENLVLRDGDHVLATAPDLICLLDTASGAAITTEQLRFGHRVSAVVAPCDPRWRTPEGLALAGPAAFGYPDDAVLLEGVPA
- a CDS encoding hydantoinase/oxoprolinase N-terminal domain-containing protein produces the protein MRIGIDVGGTNTDAVLLGDDDAVLAAVKSPTTSDVSSGITASLASLQGVRAFDPAGVRAVMIGTTHFINALVEARRLAPTAALRLGLPATAALPPMVDWPQRLVTAVSGRAYLAHGGHEFDGRTISELDPDELRRHAADMAAHGVRSVAITSVFSPVNTEFELRAAEVLAEELPDVAISLSHQIGRIGLLERENATVVNAALRELASDIVGGLFAAVSGAGIDAPIYLSQNDGTLMDVEHARRYPVSTFASGPTNSMRGAAVLSGVSTCAVVDVGGTTSDVGVLTRGFPREATTEVSVAGIRTNFRMPDVLSIGIGGGSLVRGAAGGAGGGVSVGPDSVGYRLTERALVFGGDTLTATDIAVAAGRADIGDASLVAHLDPDLVRAALSRIAADVADAVDRMRTSSQPLPVVAVGGGSVLLPDHLAGSGEVLRPENFAVANAIGAAIAQVGGEVDRVFAIEPGRRGDVLEAARAEAVERAVANGAVPSSVEVLEIDEVPLPYLPGGATRIRVKAVGDLALTPGPSSGTASGARRGEPVAAGSRA